Part of the Sinorhizobium sp. BG8 genome, GGATCTATCTCAACGAATCCAAGGCGTCGCTGGTCTATTCGCGGCTGTCGAAGCACATCCGGAACCTCGGCCTGAAGGGGTTCCGCGAATACTGCACGTTGGTCGCCTCGCCCGCCGGAGCGGCCGAGCGCCGGGAAATGCTCTCCCACCTGACGACGAACTTCACGCGGTTCTTCCGCGAGAACCACCATTTCGAGCATCTGAAGACGGATGTGCTGCCGGACCTTCTCGCCCGTGCCCGCAACGGCGGACGGGTGCGTATCTGGTCTGCCGCCTGTTCGGATGGTCAGGAACCCTATTCGATCGCACTCACGGTGCTCTCGCTGATGCCGAACGCGGCCGACTACGATTTCCGTATCCTGGCGACGGACATCGATCCCAAGATACTCTCGCTGGCACGTGCCGGCGCATATGACGGCAACGCTCTCGAAACGGTGAGCCCCGCAATGCGCAAGCAGTTCTTCCGGGAAGTGGACGCCGGCGGCCGCCAGAAATGGCAGGTCGAGGACCGGGTGAAGAAGCTCATCACCTTCAACGAGCTCAACCTGATGGCACAGTGGCCATTCAAGGGACCGTTCGACGTCATCTTCTGCCGCAACGTGGTCATCTATTTCGACGAGCCGACGCAGATGAAGATCTGGTCCCGCTTTGCCGGCATGCTCGGCGACAATGGCCACCTCTACATCGGTCACTCGGAACGTGTGTCGGGTGAAGCGAAGTCGCTGTTCGACAATATCGGCATCACCACCTATCGGTACACCGGCAAGTCCGGCGGGAGGCGCGCATGACGGCAGCAGCACGTGTTCTTGTCGTCGATGACTCCGCGACGATGCGGGGCCTGATCACGGCCGTCCTCAATGCCGATCCGGGTGTCGAAGTGGTGGGCCAGGCCGGCGACGCCATGGAGGCACGAAACGCCATCAAGCAGCTCAATCCCGATGTCGTCACGCTCGACATCGAGATGCCGAACATGAACGGGCTCGAGTTTCTCGACAAGATCATGCGGCTGCGGCCCATGCCGGTCATCATGGTCTCGACGCTCACCCATCGGGGTGCAGAGGCCTCGCTGATGGCGCTCGAAATCGGCGCGTTCGACTGTGTCGGCAAACCGCAGCCGGGCGATCCGAGGCCCTTCGGCGATCTGGCGGAGAAGGTCAAGGCTGCAGCCCGCTCGCAGCGCCGCGCCGTCACCGCCGCCGCCCAGCCGGTCACCAACACGGCGGTCGGCAGCTTCCGTCCGGGTCGTCGGATCGTAGCCATCGGTGCCTCCACCGGTGGGGTCGAGGCCCTGATTGCCGTCCTTCAGAAGTTTCCGGTCAACTGCCCGCCTACGGTCATCACGCAGCACATGCCGCCGACGTTCACGAAGAGCTTCGCGGAGCGCCTGAACAGGCTCTGCGCGCCCGTGGTCGAGGAAGCGACGGACGGCGCGCGGCTCGAAATCGGCAAGATCTATCTGGCGCCGGGTGGTGACAGGCATCTGCAGATCGCCAACGCGATGGCGCCGTGCTGCCGGCTGCTCGACAGGGATCCCGTCAACGGGCACCGCCCGTCGGTCGACGTATTGTTCGATTCGGTTGCGGAACTCGCCGGCCGCAACGCCGTCGGCGTAATCTTGACCGGCATGGGCCGTGACGGCGCGGCCGGTCTCTTGAAAATGCGTCATGCAGGGGCGCGGACCATCGGTCAGAACGAAAAAACCTGCATCGTTTATGGAATGCCGAGAGTGGCTTTCGAACTTGGTGCCGTAGAGCACCAATTTCCGCTCGCGTCCATCGGGGAGGAAATCTTGAAGATCACTGCGGCCCGGAAGGAAGGGAGCGAATAATGTCTATCGCTGAAAAAATCAAAGTACTCATCGTTGACGACCAGGTGACGAGCCGGTTGCTGCTGGGAGATGCCCTGCAGCAGCTCGGTTTCAAGCAGATCACTGCGGCCGGTGACGGCGAGCAGGGCATGAAGATCATGGCCCAGCAGCCGCATCACCTCGTCATCTCCGACTTCAACATGCCGAAGATGGACGGCCTGGTGTTTCTCCAGAACGTCCGCGCGAACCCGGCGACCAAGAAGGCGGCGTTCATCATCCTGACGGCACAGGGCGACCGCGCGCTGGTCCAGAAGGCGGCAGCGCTCGGCGCCAACAACGTTCTCGCGAAGCCGTTTACCATCGACAAGATGAAAGCGGCCATCGAAGCCGTATTCGGATCGCTGAAATGATAGCAGAAGCGGGTGCACGCCGTGTCCACGTGATACAGGGCGAATACAAGGTCGTGAACGATCCAGAGGTGGTTTTGACCACGATCCTTGGCTCCTGTGTCGCAGCATGCATGCGTGACCCAGTTGCCGGGGTGGGCGGGATGAATCACTTCCTTCTTCCCGGATCCGTCGATGCGCTGGCAGCCGGTGGCGATGCGACCCGTTACGGGGTGCATCTCATGGAGCTCCTGATCAACGGTCTGCTGAAACAGGGCGCCCGCCGTGACCGGCTGGAGGCCAAGATCTTCGGCGGCGCCAAGACGATCGCCCGCTTCTCGAACGTTGGGGAACAGAACGCGCGCTTTGCACGGCAGTTCCTGATGGACGAGGGCATCCAGATCGTCGGTGAAAGCACGGGCGGCGAGCATGGACGCAAGCTGGAATACTGGCCTTCCTCCGGAAGAGCGCGCCAATATGCGCTGACCGGTGTGGAGACGCAGAAGACGGTCGCTCTGGAGCAGCGTCCGGCGCCGGTCGTCAAGCCGGTCGACAACGGAATCGAATTCTTCTGATCAGCCTGCATCCGCAGGCTGAAGCATCGCATAGAGGGTACCATGGAAGTCGAGTATTTGAGTGGAACGTCTGCCGTGGAGGAAGCCCTTCCTGACGTGTTGATGCGGATTGTCTCGGAGCTTCACGACGTCGCCTATCTTATCGAGCGGATCGAACCGCAGCTGAACCACCTTCATGGCGCGGCAGGTGCGGATTCGGCAGAGCGGATCATGGTTCTGCAGGGGATCGATCTCGCCGTGCAGAAGACGCGTGGCCTTGCCGAGTTCATTGACACGATCACCGCCAGCATCCCCGGGGACTGGATGGTGGACCTGACGACTGCGCTAAGCCTCGTCAAGCTTGCTGAAATGCAGAAGGCACTGAGCAACGGTGCCCTTCGCCATGGCCATTCGCAGCCGCTTTCCAAGGCGGCGGGAGATTTCGAGGCCTTCTGACCTCGTTCGAATCAACGGTTTCTTCCCTCGAAAGTCATCGCGGCGCCCCATCGGGCGCCGCCTGCGTTTCAGGCGTTTCGCGGCGCCGAAACAACGAAACGCTCGCGCAAGTTTCGTTCTCTAGTTTCCGCAGCGGGTCTGGTGGATCCGCGTTGTCCGTGGTTGGCAGTCTTGAGGACAAGGCTTCGTCCGGCCCGGGGCGTTTTGAAATTGCGTTTGGTTTCCGGCTTTGGCAGGCCGTTTTAAGGAAATTGGACGCGCAAGTTCGTGCGGGAACAGAATGAATCTGTTGGAACAGCTGAAGAATGTCTTCAACAACCTGGCATCATTGGGCCAGGCCAAAATCGCGATGCTCGCGGGTGCGGGTATCGTATCGATCGGACTGGTGCTGGCGGCCGGGCTTTACGTCAACAAGCCGTCCTATGAGACCCTGTATGTCGGTCTCGAGACCTCCGATCTCAACCGAATCAGCACTGCGCTCGCAGAAGCGAACATGGATTTCCAGACCGGGTCGGATGGTGCCAGCATTCAGGTGCCGGTCGGGCAAACGGGCAAGGCCCGCTTGTTCCTGGCCGAGCGCGGACTGCCCAGCTCCTCCAATTCCGGCTACGAACTCTTCGACAAGGTCGGCTCCCTCGGCCTCACCTCGTTCATGCAGGAAGTAACGCGCGTTCGGGCTCTCGAAGGCGAAATCGCACGAACGATCCAGGAGATCAGCGGCGTATCCGCCGCCCGCGTCCACATCGTCATGCCGGACCGCGGCAATTTCCGAAAGGCCGAACAGAAGCCCACCGCCTCGGTCATGATTCGCGCCGGCGCCACTTCCGGCCGCCAGGCCGCCGCTTCGATCCGTCACCTCGTTGCCGCCTCCGTTCCCGGCCTCAACGTGGAGGACGTTACGATCCTCGACTCCTCGGGCCAGTTGCTCGCCTCCGGCGACGACGCGCAGAATGGCGACCTCAACCGGTCGCTGAACATCGTCCAGCAGGTCCAGGGCGAAGTCGAGAACAACATCGAGAAGGCGCTCGCTCCCTTCCTCGGCATGGACAACTTCCGTGCCAGCGTCATGGCGACACTCAACACGGACCAGCAGCAGACGCAGGAAACCGTGTTCGACCCGGAATCCCGCGTCGAGCGTTCAGTGCGGGTGACCAAGGAGAGCCAGAAGTCGAATCAGCAGACCCTTCAGAAGCCGGCCACCGTCGAGCAGAACATTCCGCAGGGCGGACCGGAAGGCGGGACAGGCCCGCAGTCCAGCGACGAAGCCGACAAGAAGGAAGAGCAGACCAACTACGAAATCAACAGCAAGACCGTTGCGACTGTCCGCAGCAGCTACAAGGTTGAGAAACTCTCGGTCGCCGTCGTCGTCAACAACGGTCGCATCGCCGCGATGGTGGGCGAGCCTGCCGACCAGGCAAAGATCGACGCCTACATCGAGGAAATGAAGAAGATCGTGGCCTCTGCGGCCGGTCTCAGCCCCGATCGCGGCGACGTCGTCACCGTGACGGCAATGACCTTCCTCGACAACCAGCTTCTTGACGAGGCCGTGCCTAGCCCAGGCATCATGGAGACGCTGACACGCAATCTGGGTGGCATCATCAATGCGCTCGCCTTCGTTGCCGTCGCCTTCCTGGTCGTCTGGTTCGGTCTGCGCCCTGCAGTACGCACCATCAGCGGCGCCAGCGGTGCGGCCGCCCTCGAAAGCGACACTGCGGGTCTCGAACTGCCTGACTTCTCGCCCGCCGCCGGTGTCGCCGCTCCAGGTGCCACCCTCATGGATGGCTTCGGCGCGGACTTCGGCTTCGACAGCACCGACGACCTGCTCAGTGCCGACGATGGCGACGGCGCCTTCAATCGCCGCGTCAAGGAAGGACCCGAGCGCCGTCTCGCACGGATGGTCGAGATCAGCGAAGAGCGCGCTGCCAAGATCCTCCGCAAGTGGGCGATTGAAGAGGCGGCCTAGTCGGCAACCAGAGCGGCAAAGCAAGTCTTTTTCCACAGTGCAATCCCGCCATGGCGGCGGGATTTCTCGATCCGGAGCGTGAATCCTCTGGATTTTCCAAAAGCGATCAATATGTTGAGAGATGAGGGATCGATGGATCTCGGGTGTGCAACTGCTCTTTATCGCGTAATGCGTGCACTACCCCATCGACCTCGCTCTATGATGGCATTGCAGTGGCGGCCCCGCTCTTCGTGGAACG contains:
- the fliF gene encoding flagellar basal-body MS-ring/collar protein FliF, whose product is MNLLEQLKNVFNNLASLGQAKIAMLAGAGIVSIGLVLAAGLYVNKPSYETLYVGLETSDLNRISTALAEANMDFQTGSDGASIQVPVGQTGKARLFLAERGLPSSSNSGYELFDKVGSLGLTSFMQEVTRVRALEGEIARTIQEISGVSAARVHIVMPDRGNFRKAEQKPTASVMIRAGATSGRQAAASIRHLVAASVPGLNVEDVTILDSSGQLLASGDDAQNGDLNRSLNIVQQVQGEVENNIEKALAPFLGMDNFRASVMATLNTDQQQTQETVFDPESRVERSVRVTKESQKSNQQTLQKPATVEQNIPQGGPEGGTGPQSSDEADKKEEQTNYEINSKTVATVRSSYKVEKLSVAVVVNNGRIAAMVGEPADQAKIDAYIEEMKKIVASAAGLSPDRGDVVTVTAMTFLDNQLLDEAVPSPGIMETLTRNLGGIINALAFVAVAFLVVWFGLRPAVRTISGASGAAALESDTAGLELPDFSPAAGVAAPGATLMDGFGADFGFDSTDDLLSADDGDGAFNRRVKEGPERRLARMVEISEERAAKILRKWAIEEAA
- the cheR gene encoding protein-glutamate O-methyltransferase CheR; protein product: MTFASAIDTRQSPDECLASGEYPLTRRDLSEIAAMIYADAGIYLNESKASLVYSRLSKHIRNLGLKGFREYCTLVASPAGAAERREMLSHLTTNFTRFFRENHHFEHLKTDVLPDLLARARNGGRVRIWSAACSDGQEPYSIALTVLSLMPNAADYDFRILATDIDPKILSLARAGAYDGNALETVSPAMRKQFFREVDAGGRQKWQVEDRVKKLITFNELNLMAQWPFKGPFDVIFCRNVVIYFDEPTQMKIWSRFAGMLGDNGHLYIGHSERVSGEAKSLFDNIGITTYRYTGKSGGRRA
- the cheD gene encoding chemoreceptor glutamine deamidase CheD codes for the protein MIAEAGARRVHVIQGEYKVVNDPEVVLTTILGSCVAACMRDPVAGVGGMNHFLLPGSVDALAAGGDATRYGVHLMELLINGLLKQGARRDRLEAKIFGGAKTIARFSNVGEQNARFARQFLMDEGIQIVGESTGGEHGRKLEYWPSSGRARQYALTGVETQKTVALEQRPAPVVKPVDNGIEFF
- the cheB gene encoding chemotaxis response regulator protein-glutamate methylesterase, which gives rise to MTAAARVLVVDDSATMRGLITAVLNADPGVEVVGQAGDAMEARNAIKQLNPDVVTLDIEMPNMNGLEFLDKIMRLRPMPVIMVSTLTHRGAEASLMALEIGAFDCVGKPQPGDPRPFGDLAEKVKAAARSQRRAVTAAAQPVTNTAVGSFRPGRRIVAIGASTGGVEALIAVLQKFPVNCPPTVITQHMPPTFTKSFAERLNRLCAPVVEEATDGARLEIGKIYLAPGGDRHLQIANAMAPCCRLLDRDPVNGHRPSVDVLFDSVAELAGRNAVGVILTGMGRDGAAGLLKMRHAGARTIGQNEKTCIVYGMPRVAFELGAVEHQFPLASIGEEILKITAARKEGSE
- a CDS encoding response regulator, with product MSIAEKIKVLIVDDQVTSRLLLGDALQQLGFKQITAAGDGEQGMKIMAQQPHHLVISDFNMPKMDGLVFLQNVRANPATKKAAFIILTAQGDRALVQKAAALGANNVLAKPFTIDKMKAAIEAVFGSLK